One Spinacia oleracea cultivar Varoflay chromosome 4, BTI_SOV_V1, whole genome shotgun sequence DNA segment encodes these proteins:
- the LOC130471327 gene encoding uncharacterized protein codes for MVKKAAPKNPAAKKSAAKKLEFDNSVAEMAVEAPRRRGRRPNAVSEEVPELEVILGWELLVKESPIPTVIGDPSATVPITSIPTPPNIKTIFAKESVSIKKNKKAGSPKSKAIALVSEKEPIEEEQPNQLVLQNSSLVDVPQPESHQLHSQVLKDGLPIVFNFDTQCSGGSLCKLIKDFSPDQKAAVQEIGFGGLLGLQLSRKNTQMMYWCIKCFDGVSSLFTISDSKQFEITDYDVYDLFMLPLSELEVEGVKRGRNSTNPDFDLKIKWRKEFGFEEVNSQIPIRLLEDKIKLLTDGGDLFKQLFVFVAFCTFFTPTANRTVDLRLAKALEDPKMISKYNWCKYVLDVLCEETVKFKNSLLKGKDQKTFGGCVVFLQLVYFQRIKFRNSSGIPDQLPLIQHWTSKMVTDRIHAENANMSALYGSGILEKGKYPISKKFVFVDGQIDLTQIKSISKENEAGSSGGRAEQPYVGRRIPSRRPRILQFEIPNSHPTDEEIFSKATDDFHGQWLLMKRDLDVVSAIHAEELFKLKASMPSQNHGDDILENSTYQKMVDELVEIHQLVKNLPNGWDDIFGSSNNPVVTAAPQPSAVVPTEPAVVTAAVVDATTSTEAIIREVDPDTQINAVLDSLKSKDKEITEDDDEEIEEYERVWAGFQKCIINNHVVSRVNVSVYGIEENVMFMSPFMIAFEDLMRHLPAFVQEAVDFAALTDGEGILTDDKVIEYNHFIAVGRDDMWTLPSTFDILLIHIEAWAFLLNENERNPAGSPQKLFLGGTYCKYVADLIEKPGNEKILSELCVCLNYGVKDVNGVQSLKDCNMV; via the exons atgGTGAAGAAAGCGGCACCGAAGAATCCGGCAGCGAAGAAATCGGCAGCGAAGAAACTTGAATTCGACAATTCCGTCGCTGAAATGGCTGTTGAAGCTCCTCGAAGGCGAGGAAGAAGGCCAAATGCTGTTTCTGAAGAAGTTCCTG AACTCGAGGTGATTCTGGGGTGGGAACTTCTGGTCAAAGAATCCCCGATTCCAACTGTGATTGGGGATCCAAGTGCAACTGTCCCAATAACGAGCATTCCTACTCCGccgaatataaaaacaatct TTGCTAAGGAATCTGTGTCTataaagaagaacaaaaaggctGGCAGTCCGAAATCAAAAGCAATTGCGCTTGTATCTGAAAAAGAACCAATTGAAGAAGAACAACCTAATCAACTAGTTTTACAAAATTCTTCTCTGGTTGACGTTCCACAGCCTGAATCTCATCAACTTCATTCACAAGTTTTGAAAGATGGCCTGCCTATCGT gtttaattttgATACACAATGTTCAGGAGGATCAttgtgtaaattaattaaagacttCTCTCCTGATCAAAAGGCAGCTGTTCAAGAGATAGGGTTTGGAGGATTGTTAGGCCTTCAATTAAGTCGAAAAAACACTCAGATGATGTACTGGTGCATCAAGTGCTTTGATGGTGTGAGTTCTCTGTTTACAATCAGTGATTCCAAGCAATTTGAAATCACTGATTATGATGTGTACGATTTGTTTATGCTCCCCCTTTCTGAGCTGGAGGTTGAAGGGGTTAAACGTGGGCGCAATTCCACTAATCCTGATTTTGATTTGAAGATCAAGTGGAGAAAAGAGTTCGGTTTTGAAGAGGTCAATTCTCAAATTCCTATAAGGTTGCTTGAGGACAAGATTAAATTGTTGACAGATGGTGGTGATCTGTTTAAacaattatttgtttttgttgCTTTCTGTACATTTTTTACTCCAACAGCCAATAGGACTGTAGATTTGAGATTGGCTAAGGCTTTGGAAGATCCTAAAATGATTTCCAAATACAATTGGTGTAAATACGTTCTTGACGTATTATGTGAGGAAACAGTGAAATTTAAAAATAGTTTATTGAAAGGCAAAGATCAAAAGACATTTGGAGGCTGTGTTGTGTTTTTGCAACTTGTGTATTTTCAGAGGATTAAGTTTAGGAATTCCAGTGGTATTCCTGATCAATTACCTCTTATTCAGCATTGGACATCGAAGATGGTAACCGATCGGATTCATGCTGAAAATGCCAATATGAGTGCATTATATGGTTCTGGTATATTGGAGAAGGGGAAGTATCCAATTTCCAAAAAGTTTGTTTTTGTTGATGGTCAAATAGATTTGACCCAAATCAAATCTATTTCGAAAGAAAATGAAGCAGGCAGCAGTGGGGGAAGAGCTGAACAGCCCTATGTTGGGCGTCGAATTCCAAGTCGGCGTCCTAGGATTCTTCAGTTTGAAATCCCTAATTCTCATCCTACAGATGAAGAAATTTTCTCTAAAGCCACTGAT GATTTTCATGGTCAGTGGTTGTTGATGAAGAGAGATCTGGATGTAGTTTCAGCCATCCATGCTGAAGAGCTGTTCAAATTAAAGGCTTCAATGCCTTCGCAGAACCATGGCGATGATATTTTGGAAAATTCCACTTATCAAAAGATggttgatgagttggtggagatTCATCAGTTGGTGAAGAATCTACCAAATGGTTGGGATGACATTTTTGGTTCAAGTAACAATCCAGTTGTTACTGCTGCCCCTCAACCTTCTGCCGTTGTTCCAACTGAGCCTGCAGTTGTTACAGCTGCTGTTGTTGATGCAACAACATCTACCGAAGCAATTATTCGAGAAGTTGATCCTGACACTCAAATAAATGCAGTTCTTGATTCTTTGAAAAGCAAAGATAAAGAAATTacggaggatgatgatgaagaaatAGAAGAATATGAGCGTGTGTGGGCTGGATTTCAAAAATGCATCATTAACAACCATGTTGTATCAAGAGTGAATGTCAGTGTCTATGGCATAGAGGAAAATGTGATGTTTATGTCTCCGTTTATGATAGCATTTGAAGATTTAATGAGGCATCTTCCAGCATTTGTTCAAGAAGCTGTGGACTTTGCTGCTCTGACTGATGGAGAGGGTATTTTGACTGA tGATAAAGTTATAGAATACAATCATTTTATTGCGGTAGGAAGAGATGACATGTGGACCCTTCCTTCCACATTTGATATTCTTTTGATTCATATTGAAGCTTGGGCTTTTTTATTGAATGAAAATGAAAGGAATCCTGCTGGTTCTCCTCAGAAGCTGTTTTTAGGTGGCACATATTGT AAATATGTTGCTGATTTGATTGAGAAACCAGGCAATGAAAAAATCTTGTCTGAATTGTGTGTTTGTCTTAATTATGGTGTGAAAGATGTAAATGGAGTTCAATCGTTGAAAGATTGTAATATGgtatga
- the LOC110779294 gene encoding VQ motif-containing protein 31-like, which yields MEMSGKKTVNEPKALTTFVQADTTTFKDVVQRLTGSSDAAAAAAAAVHEVTAAKGNIGVKRPEFKLHERRQYKAKLEIIKPPLNIKHGQQHFQEHRFSPSSSGNRVRQKSPMTTPTKIFSSLSLAERGSSRGEPAASELNTQEEEKAIRERRFYLHPSPRSKPGFNEPELLTLFPLTSPKTGEES from the coding sequence ATGGAGATGTCAGGAAAAAAGACTGTGAATGAGCCGAAAGCATTAACAACGTTTGTACAAGCCGACACCACGACTTTCAAGGACGTTGTCCAACGCCTTACAGGCTCATCAgatgcagcagcagcagcagcagcagcagtacATGAAGTAACAGCTGCAAAAGGTAACATTGGTGTTAAAAGACCAGAGTTTAAGCTCCATGAAAGGAGACAGTACAAAGCCAAATTGGAGATAATCAAACCACCTTTGAATATAAAGCATGGACAGCAACATTTTCAGGAGCATAGATTCTCACCCTCTTCGTCAGGGAACAGAGTTCGGCAAAAAAGCCCAATGACTACCCCAACCAAGATTTTCTCAAGCTTATCTTTAGCTGAAAGAGGTAGCAGCAGAGGTGAACCAGCAGCTTCTGAACTGAACACACAAGAAGAAGAGAAAGCTATTAGAGAGAGACGATTCTATCTACATCCTTCTCCGAGATCAAAACCTGGGTTTAATGAACCTGAGTTACTCACCCTGTTTCCTCTAACATCTCCTAAAACAGGTGAAGAGTCCTGA
- the LOC110779293 gene encoding putative pentatricopeptide repeat-containing protein At5g08490 isoform X2: MPDFKAWCELIRAQSISGRHDEVLSLFVSKLRAPFGYKPDHLVLQTVLKSCAILPSLNVGRALHSVVVKLGHLSCLSVSKRLLNVYAKGKAFNDCKKLFDQMPKYDTVVWNIVLAGLAGSRVHDQEVMRLVHSMHTCQETELSPVSIAIILPVCARLRSLNAGKSIHSCAIKSGLASETLVGNSLVSMYAKCGLVHDCAYASFCEINDKDVISWNALIAGFSESGFCNDAYVFFRHMLLGPVAPNYATLASILPVCATLDRDIAHNLGRELHAYALRHSELQKDVFVVNALMSFYLRMGVLEGAEALFAGMTSRDLVSWNVIIAGYASNNVYSKAVHLFHNLVSEKMLKPNSVTLISVLPACGHLQNVQMVKQIHGYIFQFPALYADTAVNNALISSYAKCGDLDSSFRTFRIISQKDLISWNSMLDAFAESGWESRLVNLLHQMFEEDFGPDSITILTLIRFYGSVSRLYKIREVHGYLLRACLCQNTTQPTLGNALLDAYAKCGYMDYARKISGILLSEGRLKWDAAKPGSVSFECVSQNDLMTSNLLIRAYVENNCLEQAVALLSELQVKGVKPDATTIMSILPMCAKMASAHLLRQCHGYMIRARIDDVQLGGTMIDLYSKCGSLSLANKLFWSSSHKDLVMITALIGGYAMHGLGKEALVLFSHMLVLGMKPDHIALTAILSACSHAGLVDEGLKIFHSIEKVYGVKPTMEQYGCVVDLLARRGPMMRWN, encoded by the exons ATGCCAGACTTTAAAGCATGGTGTGAGCTCATAAGGGCTCAATCTATTAGTGGGAGACATGATGAAGTTCTATCACTTTTCGTTTCGAAGTTACGTGCTCCATTTGGCTATAAACCTGATCACCTTGTGTTGCAAACTGTTTTGAAATCATGTGCTATCCTACCATCTCTTAATGTGGGAAGGGCTCTTCATAGTGTTGTTGTTAAACTAGGTCATCTTTCCTGTTTGTCTGTATCTAAGAGACTGCTTAATGTGTATGCCAAAGGTAAAGCCTTTAATGACTGTAAGAAACTGTTTGATCAGATGCCAAAATATGATACTGTTGTTTGGAACATTGTATTGGCTGGGTTAGCTGGGTCCCGCGTCCACGACCAGGAAGTGATGAGACTAGTACATAGTATGCACACTTGCCAGGAAACTGAACTGAGCCCTGTAAGTATTGCTATCATTCTTCCTGTTTGTGCCCGCTTGAGGAGTTTGAATGCTGGTAAGAGCATACATTCTTGTGCTATAAAATCTGGATTGGCATCCGAAACACTTGTGGGAAATTCACTTGTTTCAATGTACGCGAAATGTGGGCTGGTCCATGATTGTGCATATGCATCTTTTTGTGAGATTAATGATAAAGATGTGATCTCATGGAATGCACTAATTGCAGGTTTTTCTGAGAGTGGGTTTTGTAATGATGCTTATGTGTTTTTTAGACATATGTTGTTGGGGCCTGTGGCACCAAACTACGCCACTCTAGCAAGTATTCTACCTGTATGTGCTACTTTAGATAGAGATATTGCTCACAATTTGGGGAGAGAGTTACATGCTTATGCTCTTAGACATAGCGAGCTGCAAAAGGATGTTTTTGTTGTCAATGCTCTTATGAGCTTTTACTTGAGGATGGGTGTGTTGGAAGGTGCAGAAGCATTGTTTGCTGGTATGACATCAAGGGATCTTGTTTCATGGAATGTTATTATTGCTGGTTACGCCTCAAACAATGTGTATTCTAAAGCCGTCCACTTGTTTCACAATCTAGTTTCAGAGAAAATGCTGAAGCCAAACTCTGTTACTCTTATTTCTGTCCTCCCTGCTTGTGGCCATCTGCAAAATGTGCAGATGGTTAAGCAGATTCATGGATATATTTTTCAATTTCCAGCTTTATATGCTGACACAGCAGTTAATAACGCGCTGATTAGTTCATATGCTAAATGTGGCGACTTAGATTCATCTTTTAGGACATTTAGGATCATTTCTCAGAAGGACCTGATCTCCTGGAACTCAATGCTTGATGCTTTTGCTGAGAGTGGATGGGAATCACGGTTGGTTAATCTTTTACACCAGATGTTTGAAGAGGATTTTGGACCAGATTCCATCACTATATTAACCTTGATTCGGTTTTATGGAAGTGTTTCAAGACTATATAAGATTAGAGAAGTTCACGGTTACTTACTAAGGGCATGTCTTTGTCAAAACACGACTCAACCTACACTAGGTAATGCTTTACTTGATGCCTATGCTAAATGTGGTTATATGGATTATGCTCGCAAGATTTCTGGAATACTATTGAGTGAAGGGAGGCTGAAGTGGGATGCAGCAAAACCAGGATCTGTGAGTTTTGAGTGTGTGTCTCAAAATGATCTTATGACATCGAATTTGTTGATCCGAGCTTATGTGGAGAACAATTGCCTGGAACAGGCTGTTGCTCTGTTGTCTGAGTTACAAGTTAAAGGTGTGAAACCTGATGCTACAACCATTATGAGTATTCTACCCATGTGTGCTAAAATGGCTTCAGCACATTTGCTGAGGCAGTGCCATGGATACATGATCCGAGCTCGTATTGATGATGTTCAATTGGGAGGAACAATGATAGATTTATACTCAAAATGTGGCAGTTTAAGCTTAGCTAATAAACTTTTTTGGTCAAGTTCCCATAAGGACCTAGTCATGATAACGGCTCTAATTGGTGGGTATGCCATGCACGGTTTGGGAAAAGAAGCACTTGTGTTGTTCAGTCACATGCTTGTGTTAGGTATGAAGCCAGATCATATAGCTCTCACAGCTATCTTGTCAGCCTGCAGTCATGCTGGACTTGTTGATGAGGGGTTGaagatttttcattcaatagaGAAGGTTTATGGAGTGAAACCTACCATGGAGCAATATGGTTGCGTTGTGGATCTTCTTGCTCGACGAG GACCTATGATGAGGTGGAACTGA
- the LOC110779293 gene encoding putative pentatricopeptide repeat-containing protein At5g08490 isoform X1, with protein MPDFKAWCELIRAQSISGRHDEVLSLFVSKLRAPFGYKPDHLVLQTVLKSCAILPSLNVGRALHSVVVKLGHLSCLSVSKRLLNVYAKGKAFNDCKKLFDQMPKYDTVVWNIVLAGLAGSRVHDQEVMRLVHSMHTCQETELSPVSIAIILPVCARLRSLNAGKSIHSCAIKSGLASETLVGNSLVSMYAKCGLVHDCAYASFCEINDKDVISWNALIAGFSESGFCNDAYVFFRHMLLGPVAPNYATLASILPVCATLDRDIAHNLGRELHAYALRHSELQKDVFVVNALMSFYLRMGVLEGAEALFAGMTSRDLVSWNVIIAGYASNNVYSKAVHLFHNLVSEKMLKPNSVTLISVLPACGHLQNVQMVKQIHGYIFQFPALYADTAVNNALISSYAKCGDLDSSFRTFRIISQKDLISWNSMLDAFAESGWESRLVNLLHQMFEEDFGPDSITILTLIRFYGSVSRLYKIREVHGYLLRACLCQNTTQPTLGNALLDAYAKCGYMDYARKISGILLSEGRLKWDAAKPGSVSFECVSQNDLMTSNLLIRAYVENNCLEQAVALLSELQVKGVKPDATTIMSILPMCAKMASAHLLRQCHGYMIRARIDDVQLGGTMIDLYSKCGSLSLANKLFWSSSHKDLVMITALIGGYAMHGLGKEALVLFSHMLVLGMKPDHIALTAILSACSHAGLVDEGLKIFHSIEKVYGVKPTMEQYGCVVDLLARRGKIKDAYTFVTEMPVKANANIWSILLGACRTYDEVELSQIVADQLFSTEDSDIGSYVAMSNLHAADEKWDGVLKIRKLMKTRDLKKPAGCSWIEVDRRRRIFVYGESSHLETDAIYSTLLALDKKVNEPLIIG; from the coding sequence ATGCCAGACTTTAAAGCATGGTGTGAGCTCATAAGGGCTCAATCTATTAGTGGGAGACATGATGAAGTTCTATCACTTTTCGTTTCGAAGTTACGTGCTCCATTTGGCTATAAACCTGATCACCTTGTGTTGCAAACTGTTTTGAAATCATGTGCTATCCTACCATCTCTTAATGTGGGAAGGGCTCTTCATAGTGTTGTTGTTAAACTAGGTCATCTTTCCTGTTTGTCTGTATCTAAGAGACTGCTTAATGTGTATGCCAAAGGTAAAGCCTTTAATGACTGTAAGAAACTGTTTGATCAGATGCCAAAATATGATACTGTTGTTTGGAACATTGTATTGGCTGGGTTAGCTGGGTCCCGCGTCCACGACCAGGAAGTGATGAGACTAGTACATAGTATGCACACTTGCCAGGAAACTGAACTGAGCCCTGTAAGTATTGCTATCATTCTTCCTGTTTGTGCCCGCTTGAGGAGTTTGAATGCTGGTAAGAGCATACATTCTTGTGCTATAAAATCTGGATTGGCATCCGAAACACTTGTGGGAAATTCACTTGTTTCAATGTACGCGAAATGTGGGCTGGTCCATGATTGTGCATATGCATCTTTTTGTGAGATTAATGATAAAGATGTGATCTCATGGAATGCACTAATTGCAGGTTTTTCTGAGAGTGGGTTTTGTAATGATGCTTATGTGTTTTTTAGACATATGTTGTTGGGGCCTGTGGCACCAAACTACGCCACTCTAGCAAGTATTCTACCTGTATGTGCTACTTTAGATAGAGATATTGCTCACAATTTGGGGAGAGAGTTACATGCTTATGCTCTTAGACATAGCGAGCTGCAAAAGGATGTTTTTGTTGTCAATGCTCTTATGAGCTTTTACTTGAGGATGGGTGTGTTGGAAGGTGCAGAAGCATTGTTTGCTGGTATGACATCAAGGGATCTTGTTTCATGGAATGTTATTATTGCTGGTTACGCCTCAAACAATGTGTATTCTAAAGCCGTCCACTTGTTTCACAATCTAGTTTCAGAGAAAATGCTGAAGCCAAACTCTGTTACTCTTATTTCTGTCCTCCCTGCTTGTGGCCATCTGCAAAATGTGCAGATGGTTAAGCAGATTCATGGATATATTTTTCAATTTCCAGCTTTATATGCTGACACAGCAGTTAATAACGCGCTGATTAGTTCATATGCTAAATGTGGCGACTTAGATTCATCTTTTAGGACATTTAGGATCATTTCTCAGAAGGACCTGATCTCCTGGAACTCAATGCTTGATGCTTTTGCTGAGAGTGGATGGGAATCACGGTTGGTTAATCTTTTACACCAGATGTTTGAAGAGGATTTTGGACCAGATTCCATCACTATATTAACCTTGATTCGGTTTTATGGAAGTGTTTCAAGACTATATAAGATTAGAGAAGTTCACGGTTACTTACTAAGGGCATGTCTTTGTCAAAACACGACTCAACCTACACTAGGTAATGCTTTACTTGATGCCTATGCTAAATGTGGTTATATGGATTATGCTCGCAAGATTTCTGGAATACTATTGAGTGAAGGGAGGCTGAAGTGGGATGCAGCAAAACCAGGATCTGTGAGTTTTGAGTGTGTGTCTCAAAATGATCTTATGACATCGAATTTGTTGATCCGAGCTTATGTGGAGAACAATTGCCTGGAACAGGCTGTTGCTCTGTTGTCTGAGTTACAAGTTAAAGGTGTGAAACCTGATGCTACAACCATTATGAGTATTCTACCCATGTGTGCTAAAATGGCTTCAGCACATTTGCTGAGGCAGTGCCATGGATACATGATCCGAGCTCGTATTGATGATGTTCAATTGGGAGGAACAATGATAGATTTATACTCAAAATGTGGCAGTTTAAGCTTAGCTAATAAACTTTTTTGGTCAAGTTCCCATAAGGACCTAGTCATGATAACGGCTCTAATTGGTGGGTATGCCATGCACGGTTTGGGAAAAGAAGCACTTGTGTTGTTCAGTCACATGCTTGTGTTAGGTATGAAGCCAGATCATATAGCTCTCACAGCTATCTTGTCAGCCTGCAGTCATGCTGGACTTGTTGATGAGGGGTTGaagatttttcattcaatagaGAAGGTTTATGGAGTGAAACCTACCATGGAGCAATATGGTTGCGTTGTGGATCTTCTTGCTCGACGAGGTAAAATTAAGGATGCGTATACTTTTGTCACTGAGATGCCTGTAAAAGCGAATGCAAATATATGGAGCATATTGCTTGGTGCATGCAGGACCTATGATGAGGTGGAACTGAGTCAGATTGTTGCTGATCAACTTTTTAGTACAGAAGATAGTGATATTGGGAGTTATGTGGCAATGTCAAATCTTCATGCTGCAGATGAAAAGTGGGACGGGGTGTTGAAGATCAGAAAACTGATGAAGACTAGAGATTTGAAGAAGCCTGCTGGATGTAGTTGGATTGAAGTTGATAGAAGGAGAAGAATATTTGTATATGGTGAATCTTCCCATCTAGAGACAGATGCAATCTACAGCACATTGTTGGCCTTGGATAAAAAAGTTAATGAGCCACTCATTATTGGATAA